The Catellatospora citrea DNA segment TTGATCAGGGGGTTGTCGAGGTCGGTTGATCAGGGGGTTGTCGAGGTCGGCAGTACCCCATCGAACCGTCGGAAGGATCGTCATGGCCCCGCAGAACCGCATGATCACGCTAAACAACGGGGTGGAGATGCCGATCCTCGGATTCGGCGTCTTCCAGGTCCCCGACGGGCAGACCGAGCAGGTCGTCACCGACGCACTGGCGGCCGGTTACCGGTCGATCGACACCGCCGCCTCGTACGGCAACGAGCAGGCCGTCGGCCGGGCGATCGCCGCCAGTGGCATCGCCCGCGAGGAGCTGTTCATCACCACGAAGCTGTGGATCCAGCACACCGGCGAGGACACCGCCCGGCGCGAGTTCGACAAGTCCCTGGGCAACCTGGGCCTGGACTATCTCGACCTGTATCTCATCCACCAGCCGCTGGGCGACTACTACAGTTCCTGGCGGGCGATGCAGAAGCTGTACGGCGAGGGCCTGGCCAAGGCGATCGGGGTGTCAAACTTCTTCGGCGACCGGCTGGTGGACCTCATCCAGCACAACGACGTAACCCCGGCCGTCAACCAGGTCGAGACGCACCCGTTCTTCCAGCGTCAGGCCGACCAGCAGTTGATGCGCGAGCACGGTGTGCAGATCGAGTCGTGGGGTCCGTTCGCCGAGGGCAAGAACGACCTGTTCACCAACCCGACCCTGACCGCGATCGCCGCAGGGCACGGCAAATCCGTCGCCCAGGTCGTCTTGCGCTGGCTGATCCAGCGCGACGTCGTGGTCATCCCCAAGTCGGTACGCCCTGACCGGATGGCCGAGAACCTCGACATCTTCGACTTCGAGCTCAGCGACGACGAGATGGCCCGCATCGGCGGCCTGGAGACCGGCAAGTCGATGTTCTTCGACCACCGCGACCCGGCGATGGTCAAGTGGCTCGGCGGGCGGCGCGTCGACTGACCCTCCACGGTGGGCGGCGGCACCGATCGACAGCACAGCACTATCGAAACGAGGAGATCTCATGCACACTGCACACCTTGGCAAGCTGGAAGTGTCCCGGATCGGCCTCGGCGCGATGGGCATGTCCCACGGTTACACCAGCGCCGGCACCGACGACGCCGAATCGATCCGCACCATCCACCGCGCCCTCGACCTGGGCGTGACTCTGATCGACACCGCCGAGATATACGGCCCGTACACCAACGAAGAACTGGTCGGCCGTGCCCTGCAGGGCCGCCGTGACCAGGTCGTGCTGGCCACCAAGTTCGGCCTGGTCGCCCACGACGGCCGCGGCCCGTGGACCCTCGACAGCAGCCCGGCCAACATCCGCCTTGCTGTGGAGGGCTCGCTGCGGCGCCTTGGCACGGACCATATCGACCTTTACTACCAGCACCGCGTCGACCCGAACACGCCGATCGAGGACACCGTCGGTGCGCTGGCCGAGCTCGTTCGGCAAGGCAAGATCGGGCACATCGGCCTGTCCGAGGCCTGGACCGACACGATCCGCCGCGCCCACGCCGTCCACCCGATCAGCGCGCTGCAGTCGGAGTACTCGCTGTGGACCCGTGACCAGGAACAGATCCTGCCGCTGCTGCGCGAACTCGGCATCGGCCTGGTCGCCTACTCACCGCTCGGGCGCGGATTCCTGACCGGCACCATCCGCACCGCCGAGGACGTCCAGCGGTTGGACGACAGCGACTTCCGAAAGAACAACCCGCGGTTCACCGGCGAGAATTTCGAACGCAATCTGCGCATTGCCGAGGAAGTCCAGGCCGTTGCCGACCAGGTCGGTGCCACCCCAGCTCAGGTCGCGCTGGCCTGGCTGCTGACCAAAGGCGACGACATCGTGCCGATCCCCGGTACTAAACGAGTCCACCGGGTCGAGGAGAACACCGCGGCCGACGCCGTCGAACTCACCGCTGAACAGGTCGCTTTCCTGGACCGCCTCACCCCGGCCGAAGGCGGCCACCACACTGACGACCAGATGCAGATGATCGAACGCTAGGCCGTCCAGCGGGATGACGCCCCGACGAGTGCGACCCCGGAGGTCAATGACGTGGGCAACATCGCGGTGCCGCGGCGGTCGCTGCTGCGCCTGGCCGGTGCGGGCGCGATCGGCGCCGCGGCCGTGAACATGCTCAGCGGCTGCCAATCCGACAACGCCGCACAGCCAGCCACAAGTTCGCCACCTGGCACCTCAACCGCGCCGGAGGGGCAGCGTAAGGTGCTGCTGGCCTACTTCTCCCGAGCCGGCTGGAACTACTTCAACGGCGGCCGCAAGTTCCTGCAAGTCGGCAACACCGAAGTTCTGGCTGGCATGATCGGCAAACTCATCGGCTGCGATGTCCACCGGATCGAGGCAGCCGAGCCGTATTCCGACGACTACGGCGACACCGTCGCGCGCAACGTGCGCGAGCAGAACACCGACGCCCGTCCTGCCATTGCGAACCCGCTGGCGTCGATCGACCAGTACGACACCCTGCTGCTAGCCAGCGGAATCTGGAACGTACGCGCCCCAATGATCATGTGTACCTTCGCCGACAGCTACGACTTCGCAGGCAAGACCGTCCATCCGGTCACCACGTACGCCATGAGTGGGCTGGGCACCACCGAGCGCGACTACGCCGCCTCGTGCAAGGGCGCGACAATCTCCGCGGGGCTGGCCGTACGCGGCGAGGAAGTCGACAGCGCAAGCCCGGCCGTCGAAGCCTGGCTTCGCCAGCACAGCCTGTTGCCGCGGTGATCGTACGCACGATGGCCTCGGTGCTGTCGACACGTGCTTCGTGGACAGGTCGCCACGCCACGACCTCGACGAACGAGACGCTCTGGTCGTCGATCGGGTCCGTGCCGGCCCGCATGCTGTCCTCCAGGTGATTTCCAACGCACCGGTGGCCCGGCGCAGACCTGTCTGTTCGGGAAGGCGGGGCTTACCGTACGGCATGAATCTTCTCGCCATGCAGCAACTTGTGGCGAATCCATTGGCGTTCAACCATTTTTGCTATGAAACAGTGGAGAATTCTTCTGACGGTGGCGGCGGTCATAGGCGCCGCGGCCATGCACCGAAGCGGTCGCAGGAATCCAGTACGTGACGTCGACGAGCGCGACCGACAGTTCGGCGGCCAAGACCGTGGTCCTCTACTGCCCGACCGGCACCGTCTCGATCGGTGGCGGGGCGTACCTGACCGGCGCGCTCGGGCAGGCGACCATCCGGCAGATCACGCCGACCACCGTGCTCGGCCGCAACGCGCTGGTCGTGATCGGCGCCGAGGACTCCGACGGCTACTCCGGCACGTGGCACGTCACCGCCACCAACGTGTGCATCCCGATCCCGGCCGGCTTCCGCTATGTCCGGGTCACCGCCAGCGATCCGTCGCTCGTCTGGGCCACCGCCGAATGCGCCGGCCAGCGAATCATCGGTAGCGGATACACCGTCTCGCCGACGGCCAAGGCGATGGCCACCGGCATCGAGATCGACGTCCGCAACCGGGCATACCTGAGCGTCGAGCCCAGCAACGTTCCGGGTGCCGTCACACCGATCACCGGCACGGTCACCGCCGTCTGCGCCGACAGCGGGCTGCCCGGGATGGTGCAGACCTCGGCGAGCACGCCGCAGGACTCCTCGAACCCGCAGACGGTGACCGTCACCTGCCCGGCCGGCACGCAGATCATCCACATCGGCGGCGACCTGTGGCGCGTACGCGGGCATTCCGTCATCGACGACTTTCGGATCATCCAGCCGGACAAGGTCGCCGTGACCGGATACGAGGACGAACTCGGCAACCCTGACGTCTGGGCCACCGAGGCGTACGCCACCTGCGCCACCTAGGAGATCATCCGAGTTCCGGCATCCTCCCGCGCTCAAGGCCCCACGTCCTTACGCTGTCGGTAGGTGCCTCGGCCGTGCGCCGGCCGCAGTGCCGGGCGCGGTCACCCAGGGATGTGCGAGGAGGGTGTCGTGCCCACGAAGATCACGTTGATGATCGACAATCCTGCGGACCCTCACGGCTTCGAGCGCGCCTACGCGGAGGTGAAGGCGGCCGCGAAGAAGCTCCCGAAGCTGCGGCGACTCGAGTCCGCGAAGGTGTGGCCCAAGGAGGACGGCACCGCCACCCCCGCCTACCGGACGCTCGACCTCTACTTCGACAGCTACGACGACGCCTCCGCTGCGGTCGCGACGCCGGTCGCCGCGGAGGTCTTCGGTTCCCTTGAGGGTGCGCAGGCGACGTTCACCGGGCTGTTCTCGGACATCGAACAGGATTGACGTTCACGCAGGGCGGCTGTCTGCGGTGAGGTAGCGGTTCGATGCGGCAGAGCGTCGGTGGCAGGTGGTCCAGACTGCATGCGTCGGCTTGCCGGGCCTTGTCCCGCTGGTCCGCAGGCTGACCTGGACAAACAGCGAAACTGCCGGCCTGCGCATGTCATCCCAGAGGGTGCAGTGCCGTCTGCACCGCCGTGGTCAGCACGAGCAGACGCTTCCATGTGTGCCGTCGACGCCCGAACCCGTTCGGCGGTGAAGCACAGGAAATCTCGTCGGTACGCGTTCAACCGCGGGCCCGGCCCATCTGGTACGTGAAGCTGACTGCGATGACCAGGAGGACACCGGATGGCCGAGCCGGCGACGTTCGACGAGTTCGTGATGACGCGATCACGCCACCTGCTACGTATCGCGTACCTGCTCATCGGCGATCACGCGCTGGCCGAGGATCTGCTGCAGACCGCATTGGCGAAGTCCTGGTCGGCGTGGCGGCGTATCGAGGGAGACCCGGAGCCGTACGTGCGCCAGGTGTTGGCGAACACGTTCAATTCCTGGTGGCGACGCCGCTGGCACGGTGAGCGGCCGACCGAGACGCTGCCTGAGCGGGCCGGGTCGTCGCCGCAGTTGGCGGTCGACGAGCGGGACCGGGTGTGGCGGGCGCTGGCCCGGCTGCCCCGCCAGCAGCGGGTGGTGCTGGTACTGCGCTATTTCGAGGACCTGAGCGAAGCGGAGATCGCGCAGACGCTGAACATCTCGCCGGGATCGGTGAAGACCCATGCCGCCAAAGGGCTGGCGAAGCTGCGGCTGGACCCGAGCCTGCGGGTGGTGCCGGTGCAGGAGAGCGATGACGTGCCGGGCGGCAACGAGCGGCTGGGCGCGGTGCGAATGCGCATCGCCCAGCGGCGGCGCCGCGGCATAGCGGGTGTGGCGGCCGGCCTGGCCGTCGTCGCGCTGATCGCCGCGTACGCCCTGCTGCCGCAGCTGCGCTCCCGCGCGCTGCCGGAGCCCGCCTTCCCGGTCGAGCTGCCGAGCTATGCGCAGAGCCAGGCGGGGTTCGTCGACGTCGACTACTACCGCCTGGGTCCGTCCGCGCAGCACGACTATGCCGCCCGCCTCGACGGGGCGCTGGTCTGGATCCCCAGCGGGCGTCAGGAGGCGTTGTTCGCCACCTGCCGGCAGCGCGGCACCTCAGCAGTCCAGGTGACGGCGTACGTCAACGGGCGCAAGGTGAGCGCGCTCCCGTGCCGGGGCGGCCATGTCGCCTGGGAGAGCTTCCAGGCCGCGCTGGACCCGGCGGCCCTGGGCCTGACGCCCGGCCAGCCGGCCGTGGTCACCCTCGATCTGCGGGGGAGCGAGCCGGGAGATCCGCTTCCCGCGGGCACGGTGGCCGTCGCGATCGGGGAGCTGGTGCCGTTCGATGCTCTCCCGCTGTCGGCCTCGGCGGGGCCGGCCGTGCTGGACCGCGCGGTGCGGTCGGTCGATCCGGCGACGATCACGTGGCTCGAAGCCGGTGGTGCGCGCAGTGCCGTCCTGACCTGGCGCGGTCCGCTGGTCGTGGTGGCGCAGTCGCAGTCGGCCGGGCGGTTGCGGATCTCTGTCGACGGGGTGGCGGTGTCCACGCTGGACTTCGGCACCACGCCAATGGAGGTGGGTGGACAGGACGGCACCACCACGACCAGGGACACGGGGCCGATCAACACATTCCTGGGATCCGGTCGGACATACCTGAACGGCGCGCGCTTCGATCCTCGCCCGGGATCCTCGATCACCATCACGGTGACGGCCGAGCGGATGACCGGGGACTGGTTCGTCCAGATCTATCCGATGGGAGGCTGACGAGCATGCGCATCGGCGCGGCGAAGTGAACGTCCGGCAGGTGACGAGGCACGGAGCGCGGTGGCCGGTCCGCGCCGATGATGATGCCGTCGTGCGAGACGTGTTCCATGTCAGCTTGTCCTCGCTGCGCGGCCGAGTCGGATGGCTGCGATGAGGAAGAAGATGGCTCCGGGAATCGCGTACCCGATCGCGTTGGTCAGAGCCGGGTTGTCCGCGGAGGCAGCTGCGAAGAACGACCCACCGGCGAGCATGGACAGGCCACCACTGATGATCATCGACCACTGGCCGCCCATCCTGCGGCGGGTGGCACCCACGATCAGCTGAACCAGGCCGGCCACCACTGCCCAAGCGCCCCACACGCGCAGGACCTCCGGGATGCCGGACGAGCCGGCGACGGCCAGCCCGACAGCGGCGAGCAGGCTGACCGCGACGTTGACGTACAGCAGGGTGGGCGATCCCGCGGAGCGCGACGAGCGGGCGTCGATGATGGCGGCGGCCACATCGACCAGCGGGTAGAGCACGAGCAGCGTGACTGTGAGCGGGTTGAGGCCGTCGGCGACCGTGAACGTCACGCCGGCCCAGATGGTGGCGAATACGAAGCGGGCGAAGTACAGCCGCCGCAGGGCGGCCGCCGCCGTCGAGACGGCGGGGGAGGCAACGGTGGTCATGTTGATCTTTTGGGTGGTCATGGTGGTCCTTCCGGGGGTGAACCAGAAACCCGCGACCAGCGGGTTCGCAGTGCTCTGCTGAGGGAGACCGAACGTTCCGTCCCTCAACAATGGCGGCCTGGTTGTCGGAAGTCAAGACCGAACGTTCTATCGTTTAGAGTGGGGTCATGGCGCGCACAGAGACCGAGACCCGGCCGTCCGAGGCACGACTACGGCTGCTGACCACGGCGAGCAGGATTTTCTACGCCGAAGGGATCCACTCGGTCGGCGTCGACCGGATCATCGCCGAGTCGCAGGTGACCCGATCCACCTTCTACCGGCACTTTCCCAGCAAGGAAGACCTTGTGCTGGCTCACCTGGAGAGCGCCGATCTAGGCATCCGCAGCCAGGTGGAAGCGGCCATCGCCGCGAGCGCCTCGGCGAGTGACGCCGTCCGGGCCATCGCGGCAGGGATCGCCGAGTACATCCAGTCCTCCGGCTTTCGCGGGTGTGCCTTCCTGAACGCCGTAGCCGAGTATCCCGATCCCGCCGATCCCGTGCATCAGGCCGTCCTCGCTCATCGGCGATGGTTCCTCGACACGATCAACACCCTGATGGCGAGCATCGAGCCGACCAAGGCTGAGCCCGCAGCGCAGCACTTCGTCATGCTGCGGGACGGGGCCATGGCGGCCGGCTGCCTGTTCGACCCGGTCCTGATCTGCGAGACCTTCCTGCGCGGTGTCGACGGACTCGTTCAGATTCACGGCTCGCGCCAGCCGTCCTGACTCCAGCCGCAGAGTTCCACGCCGCTGAGTGGGCAATCGGTGGAGTTGCCAGACAGCGCCTTGGTCGGGCGCCTTTCATCTGTACTTGAGGCGGGCCTGCCGAGGGATCTGGCCGAACTTCCCGCTGTGGAAGTCGCGGAAGGCGTCCTGGATCTCCTGGTTGGTGTTCATCACGAACGGTCCGCCCATGACGATGGACTCACCGATCGGACGTCCGCTGTAGATCATCACCACGGCCGGGGTGTCGCCGTCTGCGGCTTGCAGCGGGAGTGTGGACGTCGCGGTTCCCTTGACCGGGTCTGACCAGGCGATCTGCCCGGCACGTACGGTCCGTCCGGCGATCTTGGTGACTCCGCTGAGCACGTACGCGAACGCCCTGTCCTCGCCCGGTAGCACGACGTCGGCTTGCCGGCCGGGCTCGACGGTGGCGATCATGCCGGTGATCGGCCAGTTGTTCAGGGCGGGTCCGGATACACCGCCCACGGTGCCGGAAATGATGTCGAAGCGGCTGCCGGGCTGCTCGATCTGGGGCCGGCTGGCCGCCAGGAGGTCCTGGTAGCGGGTGTCGGTCATCCTCTTCGAGCGGGGCAGGTTCACCCATAGTTGCAGTGTGTGGGCGTGCTCGTTGCGGTAGGCGAGTTCGCGGTGGATGATCCCTCGCCCTGCCGTCATCCACTGCACGTCGCCGGCGGCGAGCGCCCCCACGTTGCCCGCGTTGTCGCCGTGTTCGAGAACGCCGTCGAGCACGGTCGTGACGGTCTCCAGGCCGCGGTGCGGGTGCCATTCAAAGCCCGGCGACGAGAACCAGTCTTCGCTGAGCAGCAGGAATGGGTCGGTGAGCGCGGGCCGGTTGGGGGCGATCAATACTGCGCGATCGTCGACCTGATCGTTGGGACCGAACCGGGTCTTGGTGTCGATCCGGTTGACCTTGCGGCCGGCTGCTGCCGTCGGAGCGCTCACGGCGCCTCCTCCATCTGCCTTGCGGGTTGATGTGTCACTCCGACTATCTGCCTGTTCGAGGTGACGCGTCAACCGCGTACCGACGTGTGCTGTGCCACGGAGTGATGTGTCAACCTGGTGGGTAGACTGCGCGTATGGCGCAGGACCCTTGGCTGAGCGAGTCGGAGCAGCGGGTCTGGCGCACGTTCTTCCGGATGCAGGCCAGACTTCGCCTGAACATAGAGCAGAAGCTGCAGGCCGAGGGCCTTTCCAACGCCGACTACAGCGTGCTCGTCGCGCTGGCCGACATCCAGGGACATCGGCTGCGGACCTTTGAACTGGCCCGCGCCCTCGACTGGGAGAAAAGCCGCCTGCACCATCACCTCACTCGGATGGCGAAACGTGGACTCATCTCCCGTGCCTACGACCCCCAGCCGGACGACCCGCGCGCGGTGTGCGTCTCACTCACCGAGTCCGGACGCGCCGCGTTAGAGGCTGCCGCGCCGGCGCACGCGAGCCACGTGCGCCGCTGGGTGATCGACAAGCTGACGCCCGCCCAGTTGCGCCAGCTCGAAGAGATCTCCCAGGCTGTCCTGGACGCCTTGGAGGACGAGCGGCACCGCGCGTCGAAACCAGCCACCGCGGTGCCGCCAGGGCCGTGAGCGGACCCGAACGCCGACCTTCCGGGGCCACCACAGGTACACCTGCGGCCGGCTATTCGCATCGGCCTTGGCCTGCGGCTGTGGCCGCAGTGCGGCCGTCAGCGGGTGGTCAGTACGTCGTACAGGTCCAGCCTGCAGTCGAGTGCTGCATCCCGCATGGTGCCCACCCGGGCCACCTGCGCGTCCTCGGGGAGCGTGCGCATTGTCGCCAGCGCGCCGTCGACCAGCTCACGCAGCGGTGACCACATGCTCGCCGGCGCGGCATCGGCGCCCCGCAGCCACAGTCCGGCGGCGACACGCGCCGCCTCGACGCGGGTCCCGACCTCGTCGTCGTAGATTGCGCCACACGCCCGGGTGCCGGCTCCCTCCAGGATGCCCTCCTCGATCGAACCCGCGGTGCCGATGCTGACCGTCCCGTCCTGGAGCACTGTCAGGTCCAGAGCGACAGCGCCGGGGCTCTGCGTGTCGTTGCCGTAGTGCTGGATGACGGCAGTCGGTGGGTGGGGCAGCCGGCCGAGCACGGTCAACGCCTGGCGCGCCGGCCCTACGAGCTGCGGCAGGACCGGTTC contains these protein-coding regions:
- a CDS encoding SigE family RNA polymerase sigma factor → MAEPATFDEFVMTRSRHLLRIAYLLIGDHALAEDLLQTALAKSWSAWRRIEGDPEPYVRQVLANTFNSWWRRRWHGERPTETLPERAGSSPQLAVDERDRVWRALARLPRQQRVVLVLRYFEDLSEAEIAQTLNISPGSVKTHAAKGLAKLRLDPSLRVVPVQESDDVPGGNERLGAVRMRIAQRRRRGIAGVAAGLAVVALIAAYALLPQLRSRALPEPAFPVELPSYAQSQAGFVDVDYYRLGPSAQHDYAARLDGALVWIPSGRQEALFATCRQRGTSAVQVTAYVNGRKVSALPCRGGHVAWESFQAALDPAALGLTPGQPAVVTLDLRGSEPGDPLPAGTVAVAIGELVPFDALPLSASAGPAVLDRAVRSVDPATITWLEAGGARSAVLTWRGPLVVVAQSQSAGRLRISVDGVAVSTLDFGTTPMEVGGQDGTTTTRDTGPINTFLGSGRTYLNGARFDPRPGSSITITVTAERMTGDWFVQIYPMGG
- a CDS encoding aldo/keto reductase, which gives rise to MAPQNRMITLNNGVEMPILGFGVFQVPDGQTEQVVTDALAAGYRSIDTAASYGNEQAVGRAIAASGIAREELFITTKLWIQHTGEDTARREFDKSLGNLGLDYLDLYLIHQPLGDYYSSWRAMQKLYGEGLAKAIGVSNFFGDRLVDLIQHNDVTPAVNQVETHPFFQRQADQQLMREHGVQIESWGPFAEGKNDLFTNPTLTAIAAGHGKSVAQVVLRWLIQRDVVVIPKSVRPDRMAENLDIFDFELSDDEMARIGGLETGKSMFFDHRDPAMVKWLGGRRVD
- a CDS encoding EthD family reductase, encoding MPTKITLMIDNPADPHGFERAYAEVKAAAKKLPKLRRLESAKVWPKEDGTATPAYRTLDLYFDSYDDASAAVATPVAAEVFGSLEGAQATFTGLFSDIEQD
- a CDS encoding aldo/keto reductase, which codes for MHTAHLGKLEVSRIGLGAMGMSHGYTSAGTDDAESIRTIHRALDLGVTLIDTAEIYGPYTNEELVGRALQGRRDQVVLATKFGLVAHDGRGPWTLDSSPANIRLAVEGSLRRLGTDHIDLYYQHRVDPNTPIEDTVGALAELVRQGKIGHIGLSEAWTDTIRRAHAVHPISALQSEYSLWTRDQEQILPLLRELGIGLVAYSPLGRGFLTGTIRTAEDVQRLDDSDFRKNNPRFTGENFERNLRIAEEVQAVADQVGATPAQVALAWLLTKGDDIVPIPGTKRVHRVEENTAADAVELTAEQVAFLDRLTPAEGGHHTDDQMQMIER
- a CDS encoding TetR/AcrR family transcriptional regulator, which gives rise to MARTETETRPSEARLRLLTTASRIFYAEGIHSVGVDRIIAESQVTRSTFYRHFPSKEDLVLAHLESADLGIRSQVEAAIAASASASDAVRAIAAGIAEYIQSSGFRGCAFLNAVAEYPDPADPVHQAVLAHRRWFLDTINTLMASIEPTKAEPAAQHFVMLRDGAMAAGCLFDPVLICETFLRGVDGLVQIHGSRQPS
- a CDS encoding MarR family winged helix-turn-helix transcriptional regulator is translated as MAQDPWLSESEQRVWRTFFRMQARLRLNIEQKLQAEGLSNADYSVLVALADIQGHRLRTFELARALDWEKSRLHHHLTRMAKRGLISRAYDPQPDDPRAVCVSLTESGRAALEAAAPAHASHVRRWVIDKLTPAQLRQLEEISQAVLDALEDERHRASKPATAVPPGP
- a CDS encoding pirin family protein, giving the protein MTRHLEQADSRSDTSTRKADGGGAVSAPTAAAGRKVNRIDTKTRFGPNDQVDDRAVLIAPNRPALTDPFLLLSEDWFSSPGFEWHPHRGLETVTTVLDGVLEHGDNAGNVGALAAGDVQWMTAGRGIIHRELAYRNEHAHTLQLWVNLPRSKRMTDTRYQDLLAASRPQIEQPGSRFDIISGTVGGVSGPALNNWPITGMIATVEPGRQADVVLPGEDRAFAYVLSGVTKIAGRTVRAGQIAWSDPVKGTATSTLPLQAADGDTPAVVMIYSGRPIGESIVMGGPFVMNTNQEIQDAFRDFHSGKFGQIPRQARLKYR
- a CDS encoding flavodoxin, which gives rise to MGNIAVPRRSLLRLAGAGAIGAAAVNMLSGCQSDNAAQPATSSPPGTSTAPEGQRKVLLAYFSRAGWNYFNGGRKFLQVGNTEVLAGMIGKLIGCDVHRIEAAEPYSDDYGDTVARNVREQNTDARPAIANPLASIDQYDTLLLASGIWNVRAPMIMCTFADSYDFAGKTVHPVTTYAMSGLGTTERDYAASCKGATISAGLAVRGEEVDSASPAVEAWLRQHSLLPR